One window of Staphylococcus chromogenes genomic DNA carries:
- a CDS encoding ABC transporter ATP-binding protein, producing the protein MIRIEHLNQFIDEKQILTDVSVDIHKGRLTSLIGPNGAGKSTLLSAMSRLRVFQEGHVEIEGTALQDYTTQALSKKLSILKQTNHTELNITVEQLVNFGRFPYSKGYLKKEDKIKVNEAIELLKLEDIRHRYLKTLSGGQRQRAYIAMTIAQDTEYILLDEPLNNLDMKHSVQIMQTLRELAAFHDKTIVVVLHDINFASVYSDDIVALKDGKVVKAAPKQEVISQTVLKQLYDMDVKIETIRGQQICIYFDELPCMYHQMGQKTFV; encoded by the coding sequence ATGATTCGCATTGAACATTTAAATCAATTTATCGATGAAAAACAAATTTTGACAGATGTAAGTGTGGATATACATAAAGGGCGCCTCACGTCCTTAATTGGGCCAAATGGTGCTGGTAAAAGTACATTATTGTCAGCTATGAGTCGCCTAAGAGTGTTTCAAGAGGGACATGTGGAAATTGAAGGTACAGCACTTCAAGATTATACGACGCAAGCATTATCTAAAAAATTATCGATATTAAAACAGACGAATCATACGGAATTAAATATTACCGTCGAACAATTAGTCAATTTTGGTCGTTTTCCGTATTCTAAAGGCTATTTAAAAAAAGAAGATAAAATCAAAGTAAATGAAGCCATTGAACTTTTAAAGTTGGAAGACATTCGACATCGTTATTTAAAAACATTGTCAGGAGGTCAGCGCCAACGTGCCTATATCGCAATGACCATTGCACAAGATACAGAATATATTCTTTTAGACGAACCGTTAAACAACTTAGATATGAAACATTCTGTTCAAATTATGCAAACCTTACGCGAACTCGCTGCGTTTCATGACAAAACCATCGTTGTAGTTTTACATGATATCAATTTTGCATCGGTCTATTCGGATGACATTGTGGCCTTAAAAGATGGAAAAGTCGTTAAAGCTGCACCTAAACAAGAAGTCATCTCACAAACCGTTTTAAAACAACTGTATGATATGGATGTCAAAATTGAAACCATTCGAGGTCAACAAATTTGTATTTATTTTGATGAGTTACCGTGTATGTACCACCAAATGGGACAAAAAACATTCGTTTAA
- a CDS encoding ferrated catecholamine ABC transporter substrate-binding lipoprotein SstD: MKKLGLLLMVALAFVLVACGNKEEKAASSKKSDAKEMIEVKNDFKLRGKAEDGSEDKAYSDTVKVPKNPEKAVVFDYGALKTMEEMDLESKVAALPKGENNAQLPEFLEDFKSDKYQNTGSLKEINFDVVAKVKPDVIFLSARTANQKNLDELKKAAPDTPVVYMGAKNDRFVESMKEDTVTLGKIYDKESKAKALNKELDQKIAEVKAKAEKLNEKAMYLLVNEGELSTFGAGDRFGNLVFDTLGFQPVDEKIKKSSHGQNVTNEYVSDKNPDIIFAMDRGKAIGKKSTTQQVLSNGVIKNVNAIKNDKVLELDPKLWYFASGSTTTTIEQIEEIEEGLKLDK; the protein is encoded by the coding sequence ATGAAAAAACTTGGTTTATTATTAATGGTTGCACTTGCATTTGTTTTAGTCGCATGTGGCAACAAAGAAGAAAAAGCAGCTTCATCTAAGAAAAGTGATGCAAAAGAAATGATAGAAGTCAAAAATGATTTTAAACTGCGTGGTAAAGCAGAGGACGGTAGTGAAGATAAAGCCTATTCAGATACAGTAAAAGTTCCAAAAAATCCTGAAAAAGCAGTCGTTTTTGATTACGGCGCATTAAAAACAATGGAAGAGATGGATCTTGAAAGTAAAGTGGCTGCATTACCAAAAGGTGAAAACAATGCGCAATTGCCTGAGTTTTTAGAGGATTTTAAATCTGATAAATATCAAAATACAGGCTCATTAAAAGAAATTAACTTTGATGTTGTAGCCAAAGTCAAACCGGATGTCATTTTCTTATCAGCACGTACAGCAAATCAAAAGAATTTAGATGAATTGAAAAAAGCAGCGCCAGATACACCTGTAGTTTACATGGGAGCAAAAAATGATCGTTTTGTAGAATCAATGAAAGAAGATACGGTGACACTTGGTAAAATCTATGACAAAGAAAGTAAAGCAAAAGCATTAAACAAAGAATTAGATCAAAAAATCGCAGAAGTTAAAGCCAAAGCAGAAAAACTAAACGAGAAAGCAATGTACCTTCTTGTGAATGAAGGTGAATTATCAACATTTGGTGCAGGGGACCGTTTCGGTAATCTTGTGTTTGACACACTTGGATTCCAACCTGTAGATGAAAAAATTAAGAAAAGTAGTCATGGTCAAAACGTCACAAATGAATATGTTAGTGATAAAAATCCAGACATCATTTTTGCGATGGACCGTGGTAAAGCCATAGGTAAAAAATCAACAACACAACAAGTTTTAAGCAATGGTGTGATTAAAAACGTCAATGCGATTAAAAATGACAAAGTGTTAGAATTAGATCCGAAACTTTGGTACTTTGCTTCAGGTTCAACAACAACAACAATTGAACAAATTGAAGAAATTGAAGAAGGTTTAAAATTAGATAAATAA